gaagggagggagggagggaggaagggagggaagaaaagaaagaccatACAAGACAGTAATATGGAGGTAAGAAAGTGTGAAGGGAGAATTAACTCTCTGTATAGTCACTCCCCTACAGTCCAGCTatttgacattccatctcccatctcaatcagtcaataagcttttttcaaatgattacCTCTATGCAAGTCACTGTTCTAAGGTCTAGGGACAGAAAGAGGGCAGAAATGAGAATTTAGGAAACCCTGCAGAGAGGAGGATTTAGGCTTCATGTAaggcaaaatatcagaaaaaataagAGTGAACCAAAAGCTGGTAGATAATGAGCTCCCCATTACTGGAGATCTTCAAGAGGTTAGATGACCACTTATCACAATATGGTTGGGGCCCAGTCAGTATTGCCTTGTTCCCTGCTAATCTCTGAAAGACTTCCCCCATTCTCTTACCCATAACCACTCTTCCCAAAGTTCTTAATAGTCTGCTAAGCCTAGCAACATAGAACACATCCAGTTCCCCAGGCTTTGCCTGGGGTTGTTTTTGAAGAAACAGTTGGGTTCATGTTGCTCAGACTCAAAGAATCTATATTTAGGcctggcagctaggtggaaaaATGAATAGAGCTCTaggcctagagtctggaagattcagcttcatgagtttaaatttggcctcagagacttactagctgtgtggtcctgtttttgtcacttaatcttgtttgcctcaatttcttcatctgttaaatgagctggaaaaggaaatggccaagccCTTtggcatctttgctaagaaaaccataaatggagtcatgaaaagtcatccatgattgaacaacaaatctATAGGCAGCCTAGCCTAAAAAGGGGAGGCAGTCTAGGAAGAGTACCTGGATTCAAACCTTACCTTGGATGCTTGATACCTACATGGCCCcttttggataagtcactttagtcatttaacctcccaaAGCCTCATTGCCCTCATTTGTGGGATCTGAGCTGCCTTCCAGCATAGATagcttataattattattaggcATCTTATGAAATTTAAGGTTCTTTCTGGTACTAACATTCTGAGACTGGAAGCGAGACTCTAATGTTGAGAAACCTGCCTTTGGAAGGCTTATAAAGTCTAGATGGTCAGGAAGACCCAGACTCAAAGCcttcctctgacacttactagttgtatgaatGTAGACAAATCCCTTCACCTCCCTAAATTTCAGAGCAACCAGGTATCACAGTGGACTGAGCTTGGGATCTGAAATgaggaaaattcatttttgtgaattcaaatccaacctcagacactcactagttgtgtgaccctgggcaagtcacttaattctccctccatttccatatctataaatttagatggagaaggaaatagcaaaccactccagtttctttaccAAGAGATCCCCTAATGGAGACacaagagtcagacagaactcaacaacaagaacaacaaaaatgggggcagctgggtagctgagtggattgagagccaggactagagatgggaggtcctaggttcaaatctggcctcagacacttcctagctgtgtgaccctagtaaagtcacttgacccccattgcctagccctgaccactcttctgccttggaaccaatacacagtattgacttcaagacggaaggtgagggttaaaaaaaaggaacaacAAAAATGAGATTGGACAAAGGGACTAATGAGATATTCCTTCTTGTTCTAAAACTAAGATCCTATCATCCTCCAAGTGTCTACACTCAGTGGTAACATGACCTGATATGTTGACCATATCCTAGCTGGACCAATATTGGTTTTTCTACTAGTCCAAAGCAGGAAAGGACAGTAGGTGCCAAGCCAGGTGTTTTGCAATAAAAGTCATTTTGTGagtaattattattcattttatgcttATTTTCATAATGTAGCAATACATCATGCTGTGCCAAACTGTTTGGTATCCGGTGGCTGAATTCTCAATGGACCAATCAAGTAGAGACATCAGATATAAAGCCAAGGCCTCTAAGACAGACTCTCTAGAATTGGAGGTGATTTTTCCTAACACACCCCTCATTCCAACACTGTCCATCCTTGTTCCAAGGCGGTCCATGGTGATTTGGGTCTAAAAGATCTTCCAAGGAAAGCCCAAGCATCCCAGCTCTTCCCAAGAGGCTATCCAGGAGTCTGTGAGGGGGCTGACCTGAGGCATCATCACAACCAGGATCTCCAGAGGAAGGTAAGTTCAGTTGGCTTCCCAGCCCACAAAAGCCAGAGGCTGGCAAAGGGCACtgacatttattaaaattaaattaggtttagattaaagGTTTAATCCCAAATAACGTTGGACATGATTCCTAAATAAATAAGACGGAATGGGATGCCATAGGCATATAGGTTCTAGAACTGGAAAAGATTTTAGAGATTAGTTTGTCCAAGTTCCAAGCCCACCCCCTCACATTTCTAGGAAACTAAAGTCCAGTAGAAcagaagatatttttctttttttttttatttttggaaatttttatttaattaattaatctagaatatttttccatggttacctaattcatgttctttccctctccttctcccctccctccagtagccaaggagcaattccactgggttttacatgtgtcattgatcaagatctagtTCCATATAATTGATGTTTGCaattaagagtctacatccccaatcctatccccatcaacccatgtgatcaagcagttgtttttcttctgtgtttctatgccCACAAGACCAGAAGAtatttccaaggtcacacagctagcaaagaGTGGAGCTGAGATTCAAGCCCGAGTTCTTTGATGACAAATCCATCCAGGTTTCTTTCCACtcaaccttttatttttatttttttaaatccttaccttctgtcttagaattaattattaattaagacagaagaatggtgaagactaggcaataggagttaagggacttgcctaggaacATACAGTtaggaggtcaaatttgaatccagatcctcccatttccaaggcctggcactctatttatCCCTCCACGCAGTCTTTCACAcggtagagtggaaagagaaaaCCTGGGATCTAATCTTAACTTTCCTATTTGTTCACTATGATATTGCTATAGAAACAGAAATTGCTCCCGATATTGTAGCATAAAGAACCCCCAGGACAGAGGTTCTCCCTCTCATTCCATTTTTGCTACTCAATGAAGCCCACTAAATAAGAGGTAACAATTGATGGTGGGACCCCGACTAGCTGGGGTTGAATAGAGGACCATCATCAAAGAGCCCCTTCTCTAAGTACAGTAGGTGAGCCTAATCGATTGTGTCTTCTCCCCCAGAATCACTATCCCTTGATGCTCTCATCTGGTTCCATGTCTTAGTATCTGAGCTCTTCAGTGGTGATTCTGAAGCCTCCATCTCTGCCTTCCACCTCTTCCCCTGAGCTCCAGAACTAGAACAGGACACACATTTAAGGCTGGAATGAACCACAGAAGCCACTGAGGCtattcccttccttttacagatgaggaaactgagtcaaagaaaaatgaaatggctggtcacacagctaatgtgtaAGAAgtaacatttgaacctaggtcttcccaactccaattCCATCAAGAGCAGGCTGCCTCTCCACCcagaagtcctgtgttcaaaaccAAATGTGTTTCCTTCCCCCTTAAGTTTGTTAGCTTTCACTCCTTTCATTAAAGGCATCGCCATCTGCCCAGGCACCCCAGTCTTGGAGTGGAGCAGAGAAGAGTCATCCCTGTCCATATTCCCTCAGTAGTATCTCTTgcaccccttcccttctctcctcacagtgttatttatgtattattctatttctttcagtGAAGACATAaaagatactttttttcttttcccttccagaaTATTCTCACAATGCACTGATATTTTTGACCACTTATtacttttctccccctccctctaacTCATGCCATTGTCTCCATCTCTTGTGCCACTGTCTGAAGTCTTTTAAAGTCACTACTCTCATCCTATTGCTTCTCTACTCTGCAACCTTCAATAGATCCCTATTGCCTAGAAAAATGAAACTTTATTCTGTCATTCAAGGCTCTCTATTATCTATCTCCAAACTACACCTCTAGCCCAATCTCACAATATTCCCCTATAATGAAACCAAACTACTTTCCATCTCCTATTTTCTCCCATTTACATGTCTTTGCTCAGACGATCTCCTATGCCTGCAACAAAATCCACCACCCCCCTCCTTCCTCCAAttgaaaaagtaataataaatttACAGGAAATAGTGCATTTTCCCTCATCAAGGGATCTTTGATCAGAGGCTGGATGAGCACTTCTGGGGTGTGTCAGTGAGAGATTCCTTTTATTTAAGGGTTGGATTTGGTGGttttaaagattatatttttCTGAAGATCATTTTATCTAACCCCCACAattacaactgaagaaactgagatttcaaaaatagaaaagagttGTTCAAGACCACAAAGTTTGTAAATGTGAGTTCCcaggagaaataataataataataacaataataaacattCACATAATCCTTTTAATGCTGTCTCATTTAATCTCAAAAACAATCCTGAGAAGTAGAcactattattgtcctcattttccagatgaaccctgggtctcacagctaatatctgaggcaggatttgcattcaggttttcttgactcaaaGTTCAGCACTTTATATACTAAACCTCCTAAAATCACTAGAGGACACTGGTCTCCTCCTCTGTCCGTTTAGGGAGCTGAATTTGAATTAAGCCCCTTAGCATCTGTGCCTCATTATTACAACTGGCCCCACAAATCCCTTCTATGAGCCACGTGTCCCTTAGATCTCTACTGCCTGCTTTCTCCTTTTTCACCTTGgtcctttcatttcatttcttttctggtttttactttaaactcttattttctgacctagtgacaactctaagacagaaggacaagggctaggcaaatagggttaagtgacttacccagggtcacacaacatgtatctgagatctgatttgCACCTGGATCCTCTGGACTCTAGACCTGGTACTTTTTAATCTGACACCTAGCTTCCtcccttcacttctttcttaATAATATTTCTTCTGAAAGGTTTACGTACGAAACAAGATGTATCTCGTGAGTGAGGACCATATGGTGCAGACCCTGTATCAATCACTGGCCAAAAACATCCCAGAATCCCTGAAGGTGAGGTGGCAATGGGCTGGATGGGTCTCTGAGGGAGGATAAAGACAGCATCAGACCTGTGGTCATGCCGTTAAGAAAGGGcatgaaatggaaaagaacagtaaagagaaagtgaaattaaatatttttattttaaccatCAAAATCAAGTAAAATGTTTCACAAATGTTCTCTATAATAATTTGCTCTATTCGTGTTTTGGGTATGTGTGGCTACCTGGGGCactgggaagttaagtgacttccctagggtcacccagttagtgtGTATTAGAGGCACAACTTGAAAACAAATCTAACTtattctggctctctatctgctctgccccactctgtgtgtgtgtgtgtgtgtgtgtgtgtgtgtgtgtgtgtgtgtgtgtgtgtatgtgtccttCAGGGATGCACTCTTTACTTGGGACAAGCAACATGGCCTCTTCTCCGAGAATAACCCAAAATTTGGTCATGCTTCTCATACTTACCATTTGTCTGTCAGGACTTATTTGGGCTCATCTAGGGTTCTAAGAATCCTTTCTTTCTGACCCTTTAGCTTCCTCCAAGGTCCTGGGCCAGTAGAGCATGTCCAGAGCTGTAGCTGGCTCTTATCAGTCTGTCTGCCAATAACTGAGCCTCCCATCTCCCAAGCTCCTTCAGCCTCAAACCTTTGGTCTCCATCAGCCTCACTTGCCTCCTTCTATTTCCCCTCCACTCCAAAGGTGTATGGCTCCATTTTCCACATCATTCATGGAAACCCCTTCAACTTGGAAATACTGGTGGACTCCTGGCCAGACTATCATACTGTCATTACCCGGCCTAAGAAAGAGGTAGGTAGAAGAGAATAATAAAACAAGATGGTGGACTGGCACAAATGGCAATGGAAGGTCCAGTTGGTGCAGAGAGAAAGCCAGATGACTAGCATCAGAGATAGCATTTCTAATCTCTCATTTACCATTTAGACCCCAAGGAAACTGCTGGAAAAGagggaagataacataaaatcagagatagaaagagaagaagagatagtactgacaataataatagctactacTAATAACTAGCAATTATGTAGCACTAGATatcaccaaatgagataatatctatgtacatattatctcatttgacaatAGCCAACAATTCCAatagccaatacacagcattgattctaaaatgttgggggggggggaaacccttaccttccattttggaatcaattgattccaaggcagaagagtggtaagggctaggcaatggtagttaagCGACTTCTCCAGAGTAACACAGCTctaaaatagtttgttttttaaatgaactggagaaggaagtggcaaaccactccagcccaaaaaaaaaccccaaagcaggtcacaaagagtcagactcaactgTAAAAAAATTGAACCACACAATATTTTAGCTAAAGAGGTGAAAAAAGACATTCCTTCATTATCAGCCCAATCCAaacatccccttttcctttccaaatagGATATGGTTGACAAATTGGATCAATACACAAACACCTACCATATCTTCACCAAGGACCTTCAGAAATGCAAGCAATTTATAGAAGCTACCGAAGTCATCGACTGGGACCAAACCATTCAGATTCAAGGTAACTAGTCTCAGGGCTAAGAAAACATCACCCTGTCCTCATTTAAACCAAACAAAGATGGCGGGAACAGATGTAGACAAAGCTAGGCAAGGACCCATGAtagccttctctttctttttcccaggTTGCCAGGAGAGTTTGGATGAAAGCATAAGGAAAATTGCAGCTTCCAAGTCCATTCAGGTGGAACATTTAAGCAATGTTCTCTTTGTAAAAGACGAAATTAAACAACTTGCAACAGCTGAGAGCAAGTGTCTGACAGCCATGCCAGAACCAAAGATGTTTGATAGGTGAGAATTCAAGCATCAGACCTCAACTATCCATATCTATTTCTTGGGTTCCCAATGCTTCAGATAGTGGGGAAATGAGGCACATTTGGAAATGTGTGTTTGGGAATACaggagagatgatgatgatgatgatgatgatgatgatgatgatgatgatgatgatgcaatAGCAATAATAGTAACTAGAATTCATAtagcattttttaacatttacaagcactttacatgtgttatcatatttaaccctcacaatagccctgtgaggtaggtgccattattatccatattttatagtgaggtgaaatgactttcccaggatcccacagctaataagtatttagggtaaaatttgaactcagatattcctacTCTAAGtccagtactctctccactgaaccacctggctgggAAGGGCACAAAGAACATCACAGTTTAGAAAGGGTATTGCCATACTGGGCTGGGTCCAAACAAGGGAGACTGGGATGATGATAGAACTGGAAAATAGACCAGACACGATCTGGTGGAAGAAATTAGAATTTTTagtgatgaaaagagaaaaagggggtAAGGAAAAAGGAGCAATGAGAGTTGTCTTCtagtatttgaaggattgtctTATGCCAGAGGTCAGAACTATGAGTAATGAGAGGAAGTTCCCGAGAATGCAGGTGTGGGACCATAAACCAATATGTCACATAAGTACTCCTGGAAAGTAGAGTGGGCTGATTTAGGAGGAAATGGGTTCTTCCTCTTTAAAGGTCTTAGAGCCAAAGCTAGATGATCCATCATGGATGTGGCAGAGGGGATTCCTGTGCAGGGACATGGCTTTGACCAGATTCTAGTAATGAATATCTGAATAAATCTCCATCCAGCAATTTCTATATGTGTGCTTGGCCAAATGACTTATTTacaaaaaggagaagggaaggaaaaaaatgtttattaagcacacaTTCTAGGTGCTTTTACCAGTAGCATattttttgatcttcacaacaactaaGAAGCAAATGCTATTGTtacctcaattttacagatgagggcacTGAGACACAAATTAAGCGATTGCCCAGTCACTCAACTAGTAGATGTTAGAAGACAGATTTAAATTGAGATTatcctgattctagacccaacACTCCACCTATTATATCACTTTAGAATCCCATCTGTCCTTAGACTCGAAATTGGCTTTGAagtagctaggtgtctcagtaggAACAATGTTGTCCTTTAAGCCACAaagaaagaccttagttcaaatctgccctcagacacttacttggttgtgtggcaagtcacttaacttctattggcTTGGGTGAATAACATCTACTTCACAAGGGTATTGTGGACATTATTGGAaaagaatttctctctccattatgtcactTTGTTTAACGTCATCTCTCAGTGACTTGGAGTAAATTCAGGTAGGGATAAGCcctcagagaaaagaaattaaagaaccaGGGAACCAaggagacaggaaactgattGCCCCTCTGGGTGGCCCAGGCATGTTAAGAAAcgatggttggttcctgagatgtgatgtgggagagctagtgggtggagaaaattgCTTATAAGGGGAGACCCAGCAGGAAGAAGGGGTCTGCTTGCTGGAATGTGGAGGCAGGAGGAACTATTGTCAAAGTTAGCCACAGGCCCATCATGGTGGCCAATAGAGTAGAAAGTTAAGtaactctctacctctctcctattatttccctctctttactattactactactattactactactactactactactactactttgacTAAGTAGAGTTATTAAACAACTAGCATCCTCATAATTTTAactttaattattacaaaattaAATGAGAGAACATGGGCAAAGCATATTGTAAATCTTCAGGCACCATATAAACAGTaactatgggggcagctaggtgactcagtggattgagagtcagtcccagagatgggaggtcatgggttcaaatttgacctcaaatattttctagctgtgtgaccctgggcaagtcacttaacccccatttcctagcccttaccatttgttcttctgccttagaaccaatacacagtattgattccaagacagaatgtaagggttttgtaaaaattaatttagtatctagtaataaaaatatattattttaagaggattattaaggattattagaaatcaaggaataaagaaaatacaaaataagaaatcacatacccatggctgattagccaattcagaacccctacgcttagcttacttactacatcattgcaaatgGAAGAGCAGAGAGCATTGAAGAGCATAGAAGAGTAaggtaggtgttactgccagttaaatactaattatgatctcacccaggtagagactcaggtgagattataggggattctgggaaatatcaaggacttctggggattgaaatctggggttcaaaatctccattttacatacccccctgaggcccaaggaagactagtctctccgatgggtcttATAAATATACAAGCCATGAAATTCCAATAAattgagaataagaggaaaagagaacaaaaccaaagattgctaggtgcattgacaaaaagccagttaggggacagtcccctttggcataagagtgtacattcaaaacaaaagcatttcaatccccacacagttcaaatctccgaatcccaaagttcactctggatcttctcgTGCAGTTtttggtctgtggaggcatcttcagggtgtcttctccaaacagttcactttctggatttgaagaggtagcatatttcttaacctaaaattcttctcaaaaggaatttaaacttttcaatttaaaataataataattatacattcccccctgaagatggtgattgaaaaacacagggatcatttagggatgaatggctgagttatgaggtatgtgaatcaattggcgagagaaatcaaaaatattaaaaaatccaaataaaaaagtataatttctgtatgaaatatagactatcaaagtcttatgtgtaaaaattccaagtaaaggaaaaataagtctataacaggttcttgaatcagggcccaattaaaatgatataagcaattaagcatttacccagtcagtagccaggactacagaaagttgccacactatgaaaagacagaaaaagggactagatttaggagccaggtaggagccaaatttgagaaacttgtctgtaagtattttcataaagagtgtggatacaaggaaggcctacgtgtTAAAGtatgtcaagtgttgcaacctcgagtctcacactaggttcaaatcctttgtattggcttagaagtgcatcaatcctacctgtattggtttctttctttctttttttttacctgtgtgcCCTTttggttaagtctgtgctcctttttgatcctgtttcctagaatcagacacaaacattaatcatagtcccataaattttctttttaaacaattaatggaatcatttttatagtctcaagcttttggggcatgtattgacattatagcaaatatattttaaacttatattaccgcaaaatcaaaaaagttaaagaaaatcttaatactggtgacatgcttcaaatataaaaaggagagaaaaaaataaaaaaaactgaaatagtattgcacatgcaagaaaaatataataatataacttttaaaaataaaaatatagcttatattcATTGATacattgtgtcagctaagaaaatatagaatacaaaggtttctcaccaaaaatgagatccatttcctcttcataactGGCCATGATtcactgtgagtatgagcaaatgaatttcataaagtaacaggttgtttttttttttataaagaacagaagtacagcatgtaatgcacattcaaaagatatcaatatccccaaaattcacaatagccgagttaaatacaatagcaaacaaatccactatcatttTTACACGAGTCTGCTGTATGATATTTAaggaaaatggatacttgtcacaagtttttcaggtgtagcaatatttAAACtttggaaaatacatttttaagcaaagtaaaactcatttgggtCTAGGTCATCATcaggaaatctagagatcattctggtggaaataaagtgagctgaagagttataaatgattGCTGCTCCTCTTTGGGGATCCATCCAGGGGTTTCTTGCCCTAGGATTAATTTTCctgctcctttggtatgagactgtgatgtcccatccattcaaatttttacaaatgtgggaggtgaggattaaaattgtatttcacttcagataCTAAAAtaaaccttacctcctgttagatgcaggcaaaatgatcagagttgttgaaaaaaaaaatctaaaaaatcatgtctaaaagacctcttaaaatcagtttgagatatttagctcattaaatcttccaaaggatgttatacaattgtaaccagttttttgaggaagtccatccatcctctttgtgacaatttacaaagtcaaaagagAAAAGACTGTTTTTAtgtatgggcttattcaataatattttttcagtatagttatggggaaaagcaacagaatataacagtagttaaaacccagaacattaaaatgattcagtgtaatagaatagtattgaatacattaatatatgaacttaaaaccaacaaaattaaatctttttttttaaacccttaccttccgtcttggagtcaatactgtgtattggctccaaggcagaagagtggtaagggctaggcaatgggggtcaagtgacttgcccagggtcaacaaaattaaatcttaaacaaaacaatcagcaaaatgcaataaaatacagagatttttataaaacattggagtctgaaaagccttaaaaatataacctccagtctctttaaaattcattttttttatccgTTGAGATGCCTCTTGTCAGCACAATGGTGGGATTTTCCATAGCAAAGGTGGGTTTTAATCTCAAATTGGGCAAGCCCACATgataaagagttgcagggagatgaatttctctcctgactctcaggtgagataaataaaagtatcagtgcactcaaaaaatatcctttgaaataggaaatgcatgctctctcatagaatatatcatacttcctgtttggaaaagtctcttccttctcctcattcctccccctccccccatcccctgccacatggaggctaattgtaacCTAAGggaagaacaccccagttttttaccAGTTTCTGAGTCCTGAAaacacaggggcagctaccagcagcctgggtcctggggccgGGTTTCTGGCGATCTGGCTCAGAGAATCAGCTGGGGCTGGGGGGCAGGGCCGGGGCAGGCCAGGACCTGGAGAttgatctgggtcaagcaggtccagagTGCATGGCTGGAGGcaagagcaggagcaggagccggGCAGGCAGGGgtgggaccaggtgagcgatcttggtcaagaaggtcaggagaaGCGAGTTGAATCAAGAGAATAttgcaagggtgggtgggtggggtgaaAAGCCATGgcaagagaaatgtggcttaaaaaaattatctaggctatcttaaaaaaaaaaaaaaagacccatcagagagactagtcttccttgggcctcagggggatatgtaaaatagagattttgaaccccagacttcaatccccagaagtccttggtatttcccaaaattccctataatctaacctgagtctccacctgggtaagatcacaattagtatttaactggcagtaatgcctaccttACTCTTCTATGTTCTTCTGTGCTCTTCAATGTTCTCTGTTCTttcattgcaatgatgtagtaagtaagctaagcacggggatctgaattggctaatcagccatgggcacatgagtTATtactttgtatcttctttattccttgatttccaataatccttaatatataatatttttaatattagaaatataatttaattttagttttaataataataataaatagtagctataataataaataataaatgaattttgGAGAAACTAGatatttattatgaatattttggaaaatttgaAAACCAAAATGTAAATAACTgggcttactttttttttttaacaatagaaATCAAGAGTTCAAGTTGGCTCCCATGAGTGTATCCCATGCAAAACTTGTAAACGATAATTGGGAGCTGGGTCTGAATGAGAAGAGCCTGAATTATGTCCGACGTTGCATTCAGAACTTTCCATCTTTTTGCCTACTGAATTCTGAGGGGGATCCCATTACCTGGAGTATAATGGATCAAACTGGAGA
This DNA window, taken from Monodelphis domestica isolate mMonDom1 chromosome 6, mMonDom1.pri, whole genome shotgun sequence, encodes the following:
- the LOC100027269 gene encoding glycine N-acyltransferase-like protein 2 — encoded protein: MYLVSEDHMVQTLYQSLAKNIPESLKVYGSIFHIIHGNPFNLEILVDSWPDYHTVITRPKKEDMVDKLDQYTNTYHIFTKDLQKCKQFIEATEVIDWDQTIQIQGCQESLDESIRKIAASKSIQVEHLSNVLFVKDEIKQLATAESKCLTAMPEPKMFDRNQEFKLAPMSVSHAKLVNDNWELGLNEKSLNYVRRCIQNFPSFCLLNSEGDPITWSIMDQTGEIRMAYTLPKYRGKGAQTYLEIVIIQYLLKEKIPFFLHVAEKKKFLFNALLRAGFHDFFHGWNQWKLTPNNFS